The Fimbriimonadaceae bacterium nucleotide sequence GGCGGGGCGGAGGGCACCGTCGCCGCCCTTCAGTTCGATTGGGCCCTCTTCTCGGTGACTTGCGTGGTCTCCGTGGTCTGCCTTGTCGGTGGGTATGCCTTGTTCAACCGCCTGAAATGGGGGTTTGTGGAACGCCCATGACCCCAAGCGCCATCGAGATCGAGGGGCTGAAGAAAAGCTTCGTCTTATCCCATAGCGGAATCGGATCCCTAAAGACGGCTGCGCTCTGGTGGAAGAAACGGAAGGTGGAAAGGCTCGAGGTTCTGAAAGGCCTTACGTTCACCGTTCCTAAAGGACAATGTGTTGCAGTTGTCGGCAAGAACGGTGCGGGGAAGAGCACGCTCCTATCGCTCTTGGCGAACGTTTACCGCCCCGACCAAGGGACGATAAAGGTCCACGGCAGGATCGCTCCCCTGCTCGAGCTTGGCGCAGGGTTTCATCCAGATCTTACCGGCTTAGAAAACGTCCTGTTCAACGGCATGATCCTTGGCCTAAAGCGCAAGGAAGTGGTCGCACGTTTCGACGATATCGTAGAGTTTTCCGAGCTGAGCAGCCATATAGACTCGCCCGTGCGGACCTATTCTAGCGGCATGCTCGCACGGCTGGGTTTTGCCGTCGCCGTCCACGTCGACGCGGAGATCCTGATCGTGGACGAGGTGCTCGCCGTCGGAGACTACGCCTTTGAAGAAAAGTGCTACCGCTATATCGAGGGATTCAAGGCCCAGGGCGGCACCATTCTCTTTGTCTCGCACAATCCGGACAGCGTCCTGAGGGTGGCCGACCGTTGCCTCTGGCTGAAAGACGGCCAGGTCGAGATGGATGGAGAGCCCCGAGCCGTCCTTGGAGTCTACGAAAGTCAGGGCTGAGCGTCCCGGGGCATAGCCGGTCCCCGGAAGGGAGCGCTGAGGACCCGTGCGAAAAGCGTGACCCCCTGCCAACCCCGGCCGGGCTTCACGAGTGAGAGCGCCAGATAGCCAAAGAGCCGCATCAGCGCCCCGAAGCGATCCATCACGAAGCAGGCCGCCATCGCCGCGGGCCCATGGTGCTTCAAGAAGTAGAGCTCTTTTCCCCGGTTGTAGCGCGCCACCGACATCCACCGGTTCCCCGTGCTGGAGGCACCGAGTTCGTGTTCGAAGACCGCGTCCGGCACGTAGAGGATGCGCCCGTGACGCCGGAGTTTTCGGCAGAGGTCGGTGTCCTCGACGTACAAGAAATAGTCTTCGTCGAAGCGCTCCAACGGCCGGAAAAGGAGGCACGCGCCTTGGACCTGCCCGACTGGACGGGGCTCGCTTGAACCTGTGGAGAGGATTGCTCTAGTCGTCCAATAGGGGGCGAGGACGGGGTTGCGAGGGAAGGCCTTCTCCAGCAGGGTCTGCTCGCAGAACACGGCCCAGAGGGTCAATTCGTTCGCACAACTGTTTTGGGGCCGTTCTGTCCCGGGGTCTACGAGCTTGCCGCCGACTGCCACGACGCCAGGCTCGGCCGCTACCTCCAGCAGCCTGGCGACGGCGCCCGGCCTGGCCAGTGCGTCCGGGTTTAGCAAGAGGGCGAAGTCCGTCGCGACCGAGTCCAGTGCCTGGTTGTTCGCGACGCCAAAGCCCGCGTTGCGGTCGTTCGCGATCAGCCGTACCCAGGGGAACTCTTGGCGCACCATTGCGACCGAGTCGTCGTGGGAGGCGTTGTCCACTACCACGACTTCGGTCACGACGCCGGCACTGTGGTCGGCCGCAAGGCTGGCGAGACAGCGCCGCAAGGCGTCAACCGTGTTGTAGCTGACGACGATGACGGTAAGGCTCGGGGCGGGCGAGGGAGTGGGCAGTCCGCTATGAAAGACGAAGGGTGGTTCCTTGGAGTTGCCGGGAATTCCAGGTCAAACGGTACCTACAGTGAACGGACCGGTCCTAGCCGGACCTTTCCCTTAACATGCGCTTAACATGCGGGCTAAAAAATGTTCGGTATGCGTGGAACCCGTCCCGCGAGAGCCTTTACCCTTATCGAGCTCTTGGTGGTCATTGCGATCATCGCCATTCTTGCCGCCATTCTCTTCCCGGTCTTCGCCCAGGCAAAGGTCGCGGCCAAGAAGATCTCCGATCTCAGCAATACAAAGCAGCTCGGCGTTGCGCTTCAGATGTACCTGAACGACAACGACGACACGTACATGCCGAGCAACCACCGCGAGGACAACAACGCGGGGAACGAAGTCCACTGGAGCTGGATGCTGCTTCCTTACGTGAAGAGTGAGCAGATTTTCGTGAGCCCGGCCGACTCGATCAAGGGCTGGGCCCCCGGTTGCACGGACCGCTCCACGAACAACCGGGGCTATGGCGAGCCGCCGATGCAGCTCACCGTGGACGGCTGCGCCGCCCAGGGTTACCAGGCCGGCGTCTACACCAAGCAGGTGGGCCGCATCAGCTATGTGGCGAACCAGTCGGTCATCGGTCGCAAGCGCCAGGCAAGCGACACCGCAAACGTCGTGGTCGCCTCCGCGCTCGACCGCCCGTCCGGAACGATCCTGCTCGCCCCTGCCACCGAAAAGCAGTTCTGCATGCAGGTCTCTGCCGGTGGTGAGTTCCGCACGTATCGTCCGGCGTTCGGCATCGGCCGACGCAACCAAGGCGACCTCTCTGGCACCAGCGTCCCGACCAGCCCCTCGGATCTCCCGCTTGAGGCGCTCACCATCAGCGGCAATGTGAACGGCCAGCTAGGCAAGTTCGTCGGCAAGGGAATGGTCGGCGCCATCTTCAGCTGCGAACTCCGAACGACCAATGGCGGCCCTGCCCACACGCTGCGCTATACGCACAGCGGCCGGTTCGACCAAGGCAACAACTATGTCTTCGGCGACACCAGCGCCCGCTTTGTCCCGCTCTACCGAACGTTCGACGTGAAGAACTTCCTTTGGGGCATCCGCGCCTATTCGCTGAACGGCCTCCCGGTCGTCGATCCGGTTACCAAGCTCGAACTCGAGTAGACAGTCTCGCATCCAGGCCCCCCCTTCCCATTCCACGGGGAAGGGGGCTTCTTCGTGCCTGGACCTGCCCCCAGAAGCCTCTTGATGATTCCGCCAAGCCCCAGGCGCCCTTGAGCGGGAAGACGTTAGGGGAGGAAAGCCATGAACGACCGCTTTCCACCTCCCGGACAGGATCGAGAACACGAGACGCTGACTACGAACCAAGGCTGTCCCGTCGCCAATAACCAGGACCAGCTGACTGCCGGCCCGCGCGGCGGCACGCTCATGGAGGACTTCATCTTCCGCGAGAAGATGACCCAGTTCGACCACGAGCGCATCCCGGAGCGGGTCGTCCACGCCCGCGGGTCGGCGGCGCACGGTGTGTTTCGGGTCTATGACGACTCGATGAAGGAGTTCACTCGCGCGCGCTTCCTCACCGACCCCAGCCTGGAGACCGAGACGTTCACCCGGTTCTCGACCGTGGTCGGCAGCCGAGGCTCGGCCGATACCGTACGTGACGTCCGCGGTTTCGCCACGAAGTTCTACACGGTCGAAGGCGTCTACGACCTGGTGGGCAACAACATCCCAGTGTTCTTTATCCAGGACGGCATGAAGTTCCCGGACCTTGTGCACTCGATAAAGCCCGAGCCGCACCACGAAATGCCCCAGGCCAGCGCTGCCCACGACACCTTCTGGGACTTCATCTCGCTCACCCCAGAGGCGATGCACATGGTCATGTGGGTGCTTTCCGACCGGGCGCTCCCCACGAGCTACGCGAAGATGGAGGGCTTTGGGGTGCACACCTTCCGGCTGACCAACGCGGAGGGGCGGTCGACACTCTGCAAGATCCATTGGAAACCTACCGAAGGGCTCTCTTCTTTGGTCTGGGACGAAACACAAAAGATCGCGGGCAAGAACCCCGACTTCAATCGAAAAGACCTTTGGGAGCGCATCGAACAGGGCACCTTTCCCGAGTTCGAACTCGGCCTACAGCTCTTCACCGAAGAGGAGGCGGCGGGGTGGGACTTCGACGTGCTGGATGCCACCAAGATCGTGCCGGAAGAGCTAGTCCCGGTGCGCCGGGTCGGCAAGATGACGCTCAACCGCAACCCCGACAACTTCTTTGCCGAGACCGAGCAGGTCGCCTTCCATCCCGGCCACCTTGTGCCGGGCATCGACTTCACGAACGACCCGCTCCTCCAGGCGCGACTCTTCTCCTATCTCGACACCCAGCTCAACCGGTTTGGCGGCGTCAACTTTCACCAGGTGCCGATCAACCGCCCTCGATGCCCGGTCTTCAATAACAACCAGGACGGCTTCATGCGCATGGAGCAGGACAAGGGACGCGTCAACTACGAGCCTAACTCGCTGGCTGGGGGCAAGCCCCACGAAGACCGTGAGCGGGGATTCACCAGCCACCCCGAGCCTCAAGAAGGCGTGAAAACGCGCGGCCGGCCGGAAAGCTTCGACGACCATTTCAGCCAGGCCGAACTCTTTTGGAACTCCCAGTCCGAGCCCGAAAGGGAGCACCTCGTCGAGGCGATCAAGTTCGAACTTGGCAAAGTTGAGCATATGCATATCCGCGAGCGCATGATCCAGCTTTTCTACCGCGTCTCACCCGAGATCGCCGAGCGTGCCGCCCCCCACGTCGGAGTGGAGAAAGTAGATGGCGATATCAGCTACCTGGAGGAGACGACGTCTCGGACTCCGCGAAGCAAGCTTGCGCCTATTGGTTCGTCACCAGCGCTCAGTATGGAGAGGTCGCAGCGGACGGCCAGAGGGCGAAAGGTCGCGATCCTTGTCGCCGCCGGTGTTGCCGGCAATCAAGCGAATGAGCTTAAGCAAGCGCTGAAGCAGCACGACGTGACCTGTGAGGTGGTCGCCCCAATGAGCGGAAGGGTCGAGACCTCCGACGGTTCCGAAGTGATGGCCGACCATAATTTTTCAACCGCGGCCTCGGTGCTTTTCGACGCGGTCTACGTCCCCGGCGGCACCGGTGCGCTGGAGAAGCTCAAGTCGCAGGGCGACGCTGTGCACTTCGTGAACGAGGCGTTCAAGCACTGCAAGCCGGTCGCGGCGAGCGGCGACGGGGTCGGGCTTCTGGAAGCCTCCAACATTGTCGGCGTGAGCTTCGCTGAGGGGGCCAGCCTCCTCGAGGACAAGGGCGTGCTCACGACCCGGGCCGACTCAGCCGCCGAGCTGGCGCATGCCCTCGCCAACGCGCTTGGCCAACACCGCTTCTGGCAACGGGACAGAAAGGACGAGGTGCCCGCTTGAGGCTCTTTTGCGGTTCGGTTGCTTGAGTATTGGCCGGAACGGGCCGGGCGGCGTGGAAGCAAGGTGATCTCGCCCCGTTCCGGAGCCCCCTCTCCTACCGCGAAGGAGAGGGGGTTGGATGTGAGGTTCCCTGGCGCTTGCCGCTCGGTGAGACGTCCCGTTTCCAAGCGGTGTCCTATAACTCCAGGACGCGACCCAGACCAGTGTGGTCAAAATGGCGTCTCACTCGTCAGCCAAGCGTTTCGGCTGGGCTGCAAGGAAACACGGATACACCATGACACCAAAAAACACGATCTGCCTTTGGTACGACAAGGACGCGCTTGAGGCGGCCGAGTTCTATGCCAAGACCTTCCCGGACAGCGAAGTGATCGCGGTCCACCGGGCGCCGTCCGACTTTCCCGGGGGCCAGCAGGGCGACGTCCTCACGGTGGACTTCACCGTTTGCGGCATCCGGTGCATGGGCCTTAACGGCGGCCCCGTGTTCAAGCACTCGGAGGCGTTCTCCTTCCAGATCGCCACGGACGACCAAGAGGAGACCGACCGCTATTGGGACGCCATCCTGGGCAACGGCGGGGAAGCGAGCGAGTGCGGGTGGTGCAAAGACCGATGGGGCCTTTCCTGGCAGATCACGCCCCGCACCCTCACCGAGGCCATGGAGGCTGGCGGTGACGAAGCGAAGCGCGCTTTCGAGGCGATGATGACGATGCAGAAAATCGACGTCGCCAAGATCGACGCCGCTCGCCGGGGATAAAAACCCTCTCGCACGGGCGATGGACCTATCCCGATATACCGAACCTCTCGGCCGCACCCCCGCAATGCTGGCGGCGGCCCTACGCGGGCAGCCTGACGAGTGGCTGGACGCGAAACACACGCCCGACGTCTTCAGTCCTCGCGAGGCCGTGGCCCACTTGCTCATCGTGGAGCGCGAATGGGGCTGGATCTTTCGGATCAAACGGGTGATGGATCCCAAATACCGGGAAGACGGCCAGGACATCCTGGAGACCGACTATGCCCAGGCGCACACGGTCGAGGACATGCTCCGCGAATTCGAGGCGGTGCGGCGTCGGTCGCTCCAGCTGTTGCTCGAGCTCGGGCTTGCCGAAAGTGACATGGAACGGTCGGTCCATGACCCGGAGTTCGGCACGGAATCGGTGCGGAACCAGCTGGCCGGTTGGGTGGCGCACGACCTCTACCACCTAGGGCAGATCTATAAGTCGTACGCCTCGCTCTACCGGGAGGAGATCGGCCCCTACCAGCAGCACCTCAACTTGCCGGACTTCAACTAGCGTTCCGAAGACAGGGGGGCGAGCACGGAAGGGGCGGGTGGCGAAGTTCCCTCGTTCGCCACCCGCTCTCCCATGGCCCTTCCTCAGCCGCGAGTCTTCCAGCCGTAAGGTACGTAGCGGTTTTCGAAACTCCCGTCGTCGAACAGGTCGACGAGGGCGTAGCCGTAGGTGCACTCGTGGTAGTCGCCGCCCCACCACCCGCCAGAGACCGCCCCGTTGCAGAAGTAAGCGACGTTGTTGTAGACCACTTGGTCGGTCAAGTGCTCATGGCCGCTGACGCAGAGCCGCACGTTCGGGTTCTTCTTGAAGAGGTCCTTGATGCGGCGAGCGTCGATGTGGACCCAGGAACCTGGGATGACCCAGTTGCCAGACTTCTCGTTCTCCCCGTCGAAGAAGCTGCACACGGCTAGGATCGGGATGTGGCTGACGACCATCACGTTCGTTTTGGCATCCACCTTGGCCAGATCGTCCGCGAGCCACTCGAACTGCTCATCGTCGAGCTTTGCCGTGTAACCATTGCCCGCGCGGAACGTGCTGTCCAGCACCACGAAGTGCCAGCCCGCCTGGTCAAAGCTGTAGTAGGGCTTCTCCAAACCCAAGGCGTGGCACGCCCACGCCTTGGCAAACATCGGGTGCTTCTCGTGCGCGTCCCCCAACCCCCAGGCCCAGACGTCGTGGTTGCCCACGGTGTGCCGCACCGGCAGTTCCGCGTTCGCCTTCATCACCCGCGTGAAGATGTCCCATTGCGTCTTGGTCCGCTCTTCGCTCGCGCCGAAGGCGTCCATGATGAGGTCGCCGCCTGTGACGATCAGGTTGGGCTTGTCCTTTTGCGACTGCGCGTGGGCGAGGCACGCCTCCATGCCCTCCGGCGCGCCCTTCTCGGGCTGCACGTGGATGTCGGTGAGGTGCGCGATGCGAAGCACGCGTTTACGGTCGGGCCGCGGTGCCGGCAAGCAGACGGCGGGCAACAACACTCCGGCCGCGGTCGCGGCGAACAGGTCTCTTCGGGTCAAGGCCATGCCTCAGATGGTACTCGGAAGAACCTGGCGAAAACACTGTTCGGCCGGATTCAAACGCTACCTTTCTGACATGCGCCAGCCGTCCCTGGGGGGCTTCGGAACGGTGGCGCGGAGGTGGCGGTGCGGAAAGCCTAGGTTTTGGCTTTCGTTGGGTTAGTCGTCATCGTCCTTGAGGCCTCGCTTGTTCATCCATTCCATGAAGTCGGGATCGTCCATCTTCGTCTGGGCAGGCATCCACTTCCGGTCTTTGAACCGAGGGTCGCCCGGTTTGTACGCGAGTTCGGCCTGGAAGACGCGGGGGTCCGAATCGACGTGGGAATAGCCGGTCAGGTTTGGCTCGACCGTGAACATGTCCCGCAGGTCGGTCGCCAGGGCGTCGAACATGTTGTTCGGGCCGAGGCCGAAGATCTGGTAGATCGTCTTATGGATCGACATGATCGACGTGTGGTCCCGGCTGATGTAGCCTCGCTTGGCATAGGGGCCGAGAACGAGCACGAACGATCGGTGCCGGTCGACGTGGTCGTTGTCCCCGCCCGAGTCGTCCTGCGTCACGAAGACGGCCATGTTCTCCCATTCGGGCTGCTGACTGAGCCACTCGACCAGGCGGCCTAGCGCGAGGTCGTTGTCGGCCATGTAGCTACAGACGTAGGGGTAGCCCCACTCGGGCCGCTTGCCGTCGCCATGGTCGTTGCACAGGGTGATGTTGATGAACTGCGGCAGCGGCTTACCCTTGGCACGGAAGTTCTTCTCGACGTCCTCTTTCAGCCACTCGACCCGGGCGATGTCGGGAATGTTCGTGTTGTAGACGGGGTACTCCCAGCAGGTGCTGTCCCAGAGCGCCTTGTTCAGCGGATGGTTGACCTGGAGGACCGAGCCGGTCTTGGGCGGGTTGCCGGGCTCGATCTGACCGGGGAACTCGAAGCCCTCGCCGTAGTTCCGGAAGCTGATGCCGCCCCGCTCAAAGTGTTCCCACATCGAGCCGTTCTCGAGGAAGTCCTCGGGGATCTGCGACCCGTCGCTGCCGATGCCCGGGAGTCGTCCCTTGGTGGCGTCGTCGGCGCGGAAGTTCCACCCGGCGTAGTACTGGCGCGTGGTCCAGAGCGAGGGATAGACGCCGATCAGCCACCGGTGCCCGTCCCCGCTCGCCTGCGGCTCCATGTAGAAGTTGTCACTGATGGCGAACTGCTCGGCGAGCCGGGTGTGGTTCGGCATGATCGGAAGGCGCTCGCCCTTGCCCTTCTCCGTGATCCACCCCTCCATGCCGAACTCGGCGTAGTCGGGCTCGCCCTTGGCGCCCTTCAGCCCGCCGAAGATGCCGTCGAACGTGTGGTTCTCTTTCGTGATGAAGACCACGTGCTTGATCTGCTTGCTCCTTTGCCCAGGTTGGGTCGGAATCGGGCTCGGGGCGTTCTCGCGGTCGGCGTCGTACACGTTGACCAGGCCGTTGTTCTTGAGCACCTGGGCCGTCAGCTTGGGAAGGGAACTGGTGCTGGGAACCTCGGTCTCCAGTACCATGCCCGGCATGTCGGACAAGCCGTGGCGCTCGTCGCTCTCCGGTCGCGGGTGCTTGGGTCCGCGGGGCCCTCGGCCCAGCCCCTTTTGGCAGGCGACGTAGAGCTTGGTCTCGTCTGCGTTCAGTCTCAACTGCATCGGGAACCAACCGGTCGGCAGCATGCCCTTCACCTCGCCCTTCTTAGGGTCGATGACGACGACGGCGTTCAGGCCGCTGGCGCAGACGTAGAGCGTCTTGCCGGCCCGGTCCATGGCCATGCCGCTGGGGATCACGCCTCGCAGGGCGTTGACTTCGGGGATCGGAGAAAGACGGATGTTCTTCACCGTCTTCATCGAGGCCGCATCGAACACCTGGACCGTGTCGTTGTTCGCGTTGCTCACGTAGAGCAGGCCGCCCTGCAGGAGGAGCGCGTTCGGGGCGCTGCCCCCCACGGCGATCCCCCCTTCCGTGATGCCGCGGATCATCGTGCCGCACTTGGCGTGGAGCTCAAACTTGGGCGCCGTCGGCGTGGAGACGTCGAACCGGTAGACCGATTGGGCGCCGGGGGCTCCGTCTTCGCCGAGGCCGGGGACAAAGCGGCCCTCGAACTGCACGCCCTTCGTCGCTTCCTCGCTCGGGTAGGCGAAGGCCGGCCGCGTCAGGCCCGCCTTCTCGAACTCGGGGTCGTTCGTCGTCGGGATCTTGCTGTAGTCGAAGAGCCCGATGTTGGCGACGAACAGCTTCTTCCCGTCGCCCGAGAGGGCCAAGGCGTACGGCTGTCTTCCCCCGTCCACCTGCGAAACGATCTTGCCGCTGGTGGAGTCGAGCGTGAGGACTTCCTGTCGCGCCACGTCCAGGGCGAAAACGTACCGGCCGTCCCGAGAGTAGGCCATGTCCACGATGTACCGCCCGTAGGTGCCCGCGTTGACGTCCCACTCGGATTTCACCGACCAGTCCGCGGTCGAGAGGACCGCGACCTTGCCCGCGTCGCCTCGGCTGGCCAAAAGAACTGTCCCGTCAGGCGAGAACACGCCGGCGGGGGCCAGCTCCTTCAGGGCGACGGCCCGCCTCTGGGGCTTGGGCTCGTCGACCCGGTAGACCGAGAGTTCGTTCTCAGCAAACGCCACGAGGGTCTTGCCGTCGCGCGAGAGGAGCGTCTGCCAGACGTCCGGGCCCGTATAGAGCCGCCTTCCGCTCGGGGTGAGAAGACGTCCGTTGGGCAAGATGGTCGTGCCTCCCGGCACGACTTTGGCGTACTCCTTGTCCGCAGGAGCACGGAAGACGAATGGAACGTCAGCCGCCTGACAAGCGAGGAGCATGAGAGTCGCAAGCATGAACCCGTGAAGTGTACGGGCCTCCTGTTAAATTCGCGTTAACAAGCGATGTCACGCCTCCACCCCGGACAGAGCCCCGGTTCGGCCCCAGAGGAGCCGCGCCGGGCATCGGCCCGACCAGGCTGACTCGGTACCCGTCGCGACAAGAAAACCTCCGCGGTTTGCGGCCATGATTGGGGGTCGTTCCATGGTGCCTGCCCCTCAAAAGCCTTCGCCGGAGAAGCGGCGCACGCGGGTCTTGCTCGTGTCCGTGGCGCTCTTCCTTGCGTCCTGCGCCCTGCCGTGCCTGCATTGGCAGAACGGAGACTCGATGTTCGGATGGGAGGTGCTGCTGCTGGGGTGGATGGGCGTCCTCTACGGCCAATTAGCCTGGTTCGCGAACCCGCTTTATGCGCTGGCCATGCTCTGCTCTGTCTTGTCCCGCGGCCGTTGGGTGACCCTGCTTTCCCTGGGCTGTGTCTTTGTCGGGCTCTTGACGGTCACGCTCTTCTTCACCGAGTTGCCCGCGGACGAAGCGAACGTAAACAAGCTTCGCCTCCAGTCGCTCGGCCCCGCCGCCTGGCTCTGGATGGGATCCTTCCTCACCCTTGTTTACGCCAACGGCCGACGCGACCCCATCCGCGGCACCTTCCAGGGCATAGGACAGGCTTAGGATAGGCAGAGGCGGTTTTTGCCCGGTGAGCGGCCCGCACCAGGTACGGGCCGCTCGTCGGGTCGCGTCAGTATCCTACGACTTCGAAGTGGGAGTACGTCGTCGTGATGCCGGGGAAGAGCAGGGGGCCAGTCCGCGTACTGCGCAAGCGCATCGAGAACCGTCCCTCGCCGTCCAGGAAGTTCGTCGCGTCCACGCCGAAGATCTGGATGAACCTGTCGCTCGTCGTGAGGTTCGCCGTTCCGACCGTGACGTACTGGTTTTGGTTACGGTCTAGGATCTCGACCGTCAGGTTCGCCGTGACTTGGTCCACGCGGGCGACACAACGGATGTCGAGCCGGCGTTCGGGAATCGCAGTCGCCCGGCAGTCAAGCTGGAAAAGGCTCGTGTACGTCGTGCGCGACTGTTGCGGGCCGCCGGTCTTGATCGTGAGGTCGAGGTCGGCCGAGTCCTCGGGCGACCACACTCCGTAATCGAGGACGGAGCCAAGCACCCCGACGCCGTTCTCTATGAGGACGGGCTGCACGTTCTCGACGACCGAGACCATGCGCTGTCCGGGAATGTCGAACCTAATGGTCGGCCCGACGAAGCTCGGCGGGATCGGCGTCCAGTCGTCTGCCACGAAGTCGTAGAACATAGGCGTGATGCGACCCGGATTGCCGATGAACTCCAGTTCGTAAGTGAGCAGTCCGGTGGTCATGTTCGTGACCCCTGCGTCC carries:
- a CDS encoding catalase: MNDRFPPPGQDREHETLTTNQGCPVANNQDQLTAGPRGGTLMEDFIFREKMTQFDHERIPERVVHARGSAAHGVFRVYDDSMKEFTRARFLTDPSLETETFTRFSTVVGSRGSADTVRDVRGFATKFYTVEGVYDLVGNNIPVFFIQDGMKFPDLVHSIKPEPHHEMPQASAAHDTFWDFISLTPEAMHMVMWVLSDRALPTSYAKMEGFGVHTFRLTNAEGRSTLCKIHWKPTEGLSSLVWDETQKIAGKNPDFNRKDLWERIEQGTFPEFELGLQLFTEEEAAGWDFDVLDATKIVPEELVPVRRVGKMTLNRNPDNFFAETEQVAFHPGHLVPGIDFTNDPLLQARLFSYLDTQLNRFGGVNFHQVPINRPRCPVFNNNQDGFMRMEQDKGRVNYEPNSLAGGKPHEDRERGFTSHPEPQEGVKTRGRPESFDDHFSQAELFWNSQSEPEREHLVEAIKFELGKVEHMHIRERMIQLFYRVSPEIAERAAPHVGVEKVDGDISYLEETTSRTPRSKLAPIGSSPALSMERSQRTARGRKVAILVAAGVAGNQANELKQALKQHDVTCEVVAPMSGRVETSDGSEVMADHNFSTAASVLFDAVYVPGGTGALEKLKSQGDAVHFVNEAFKHCKPVAASGDGVGLLEASNIVGVSFAEGASLLEDKGVLTTRADSAAELAHALANALGQHRFWQRDRKDEVPA
- a CDS encoding glycosyltransferase family 2 protein — its product is MPGNSKEPPFVFHSGLPTPSPAPSLTVIVVSYNTVDALRRCLASLAADHSAGVVTEVVVVDNASHDDSVAMVRQEFPWVRLIANDRNAGFGVANNQALDSVATDFALLLNPDALARPGAVARLLEVAAEPGVVAVGGKLVDPGTERPQNSCANELTLWAVFCEQTLLEKAFPRNPVLAPYWTTRAILSTGSSEPRPVGQVQGACLLFRPLERFDEDYFLYVEDTDLCRKLRRHGRILYVPDAVFEHELGASSTGNRWMSVARYNRGKELYFLKHHGPAAMAACFVMDRFGALMRLFGYLALSLVKPGRGWQGVTLFARVLSAPFRGPAMPRDAQP
- a CDS encoding ABC transporter ATP-binding protein; this translates as MTPSAIEIEGLKKSFVLSHSGIGSLKTAALWWKKRKVERLEVLKGLTFTVPKGQCVAVVGKNGAGKSTLLSLLANVYRPDQGTIKVHGRIAPLLELGAGFHPDLTGLENVLFNGMILGLKRKEVVARFDDIVEFSELSSHIDSPVRTYSSGMLARLGFAVAVHVDAEILIVDEVLAVGDYAFEEKCYRYIEGFKAQGGTILFVSHNPDSVLRVADRCLWLKDGQVEMDGEPRAVLGVYESQG
- a CDS encoding DinB family protein is translated as MDLSRYTEPLGRTPAMLAAALRGQPDEWLDAKHTPDVFSPREAVAHLLIVEREWGWIFRIKRVMDPKYREDGQDILETDYAQAHTVEDMLREFEAVRRRSLQLLLELGLAESDMERSVHDPEFGTESVRNQLAGWVAHDLYHLGQIYKSYASLYREEIGPYQQHLNLPDFN
- a CDS encoding VOC family protein, which encodes MTPKNTICLWYDKDALEAAEFYAKTFPDSEVIAVHRAPSDFPGGQQGDVLTVDFTVCGIRCMGLNGGPVFKHSEAFSFQIATDDQEETDRYWDAILGNGGEASECGWCKDRWGLSWQITPRTLTEAMEAGGDEAKRAFEAMMTMQKIDVAKIDAARRG
- a CDS encoding metallophosphoesterase; the protein is MALTRRDLFAATAAGVLLPAVCLPAPRPDRKRVLRIAHLTDIHVQPEKGAPEGMEACLAHAQSQKDKPNLIVTGGDLIMDAFGASEERTKTQWDIFTRVMKANAELPVRHTVGNHDVWAWGLGDAHEKHPMFAKAWACHALGLEKPYYSFDQAGWHFVVLDSTFRAGNGYTAKLDDEQFEWLADDLAKVDAKTNVMVVSHIPILAVCSFFDGENEKSGNWVIPGSWVHIDARRIKDLFKKNPNVRLCVSGHEHLTDQVVYNNVAYFCNGAVSGGWWGGDYHECTYGYALVDLFDDGSFENRYVPYGWKTRG
- a CDS encoding prepilin-type N-terminal cleavage/methylation domain-containing protein yields the protein MRGTRPARAFTLIELLVVIAIIAILAAILFPVFAQAKVAAKKISDLSNTKQLGVALQMYLNDNDDTYMPSNHREDNNAGNEVHWSWMLLPYVKSEQIFVSPADSIKGWAPGCTDRSTNNRGYGEPPMQLTVDGCAAQGYQAGVYTKQVGRISYVANQSVIGRKRQASDTANVVVASALDRPSGTILLAPATEKQFCMQVSAGGEFRTYRPAFGIGRRNQGDLSGTSVPTSPSDLPLEALTISGNVNGQLGKFVGKGMVGAIFSCELRTTNGGPAHTLRYTHSGRFDQGNNYVFGDTSARFVPLYRTFDVKNFLWGIRAYSLNGLPVVDPVTKLELE